The Leucobacter viscericola genome includes a window with the following:
- the secA gene encoding preprotein translocase subunit SecA: protein MATVLEKLLRVGEGRTLKKLERQAKLVAGLEDSFAELSDEELRGETEEFRERLAKGETLDDLLPEAFAAVREAAKRTIGLRPFDVQVMGGANLHMGNISEMKTGEGKTLVATLPAYLNALAGKGVHIVTVNDYLASYQSDIMGRVFRALGMTTGCIVAGQDPPLRREQYNADITYGTNNEFGFDYLRDNMAGSAEERVQREHFFAIIDEVDSILIDEARTPLIISGPSSGEANRWFTEFARVAKKLEPGVDYEVDEKKRTIGVLEPGIEKVEDYLGITNLYESVNTPLISFLNNSIKARALFTRDKDYVVLNGEVLIVDEHTGRILAGRRYNEGMHQAIEAKEGVQVKAENQMLATVTLQNYFRLYEKLSGMTGTAETEAGEFMSTYKLGVVPIPTNKSMIRKDQPDLVYKNEEAKFKQVTADIAERYETGQPVLVGTTSVEKSEYLSRLLAKAGVRHEVLNAKNHAREAAIIAQAGRLGSVTVATNMAGRGTDIMLGGNAEFLAVQEMAARGLSTEEDPEAYEAAWDDVFAAVKETVAGEAEKVVEVGGLYVLGTERHESRRIDNQLRGRSGRQGDPGESRFYLSLADDLMRLFNSGAAAALMNRDNFPDDLAIESKVVSRAIQSAQSQVEARNAEIRKNVLKYDDVLDRQRKAIYSDRQQILDGEEIETRIDAFREQTIDAILDSHGSDENWDFDALWADLRQVYPVGITVDELLAEAGTTKVTKAFLRTEILSDAVVVYKQREETLGEEAMRELERRVVLATIDRRWRDHLYEMEYLKEGIGLRAMAQRDPLVEYQREGFGMFEGMMGQIKEEAMGLLYNLEVKVRPAEGEEGHVHLEGGGLDQEQSTDQSKLSYSAPDEDGAPAMSGAAQPGARNAPAKKPAQRGAFGQTVEDSDEAPTNRAERRASKKK, encoded by the coding sequence GTGGCGACAGTTCTCGAAAAGCTCCTTCGCGTAGGCGAAGGACGCACTCTGAAAAAGCTTGAGCGTCAAGCCAAGCTTGTCGCGGGGCTTGAAGATTCCTTCGCGGAATTGAGCGATGAAGAGCTGCGGGGTGAAACCGAAGAGTTCCGCGAGCGCCTCGCAAAGGGGGAGACCCTCGACGATCTGCTGCCCGAGGCATTCGCCGCGGTTCGCGAAGCTGCGAAGCGTACGATCGGCCTGCGTCCCTTCGACGTTCAGGTCATGGGTGGCGCAAACCTTCACATGGGCAACATCTCTGAGATGAAGACCGGTGAGGGTAAGACGCTCGTTGCAACCCTGCCTGCGTACCTCAACGCCCTCGCTGGCAAGGGCGTCCACATCGTCACGGTCAACGACTACCTCGCGAGCTACCAGAGCGACATCATGGGTCGTGTGTTCCGTGCGCTCGGCATGACCACGGGTTGCATCGTTGCGGGTCAGGATCCGCCGCTGCGCCGGGAGCAGTACAACGCCGACATCACGTACGGCACTAACAACGAGTTTGGCTTTGACTACCTGCGCGACAACATGGCGGGTTCGGCCGAGGAGCGCGTGCAGCGCGAGCATTTCTTCGCGATCATTGACGAGGTCGACTCGATCCTTATCGACGAGGCGCGTACCCCGCTGATTATCTCGGGTCCGTCTTCAGGTGAGGCAAACCGCTGGTTCACCGAGTTCGCTCGTGTTGCAAAGAAGCTTGAGCCCGGTGTTGACTACGAGGTCGACGAGAAGAAGCGCACCATCGGTGTGCTTGAGCCCGGCATCGAGAAGGTCGAAGACTACCTCGGCATCACGAACCTGTACGAGTCGGTCAACACGCCGCTCATCTCGTTCCTCAACAACTCGATCAAGGCGCGCGCGCTGTTCACGCGCGACAAAGACTACGTTGTGCTGAACGGTGAGGTGCTGATCGTTGACGAGCACACCGGCCGTATCCTCGCCGGTCGCCGCTACAACGAGGGCATGCACCAGGCGATTGAGGCCAAGGAAGGGGTGCAGGTCAAGGCTGAGAACCAGATGCTGGCGACCGTCACCCTGCAGAACTACTTCCGTCTCTACGAGAAGCTTTCCGGCATGACCGGTACCGCTGAGACCGAGGCCGGCGAGTTCATGTCGACTTACAAGCTCGGTGTGGTGCCGATCCCGACCAACAAGTCGATGATCCGTAAGGATCAGCCCGACCTTGTGTACAAGAACGAAGAAGCGAAGTTCAAGCAGGTTACTGCCGACATCGCCGAGCGCTATGAGACCGGCCAGCCCGTGCTCGTTGGTACAACCAGCGTTGAGAAGAGCGAGTACCTCTCGCGTCTGCTCGCGAAGGCTGGCGTGCGTCACGAGGTGCTGAACGCGAAGAACCACGCTCGTGAGGCCGCGATCATCGCGCAGGCGGGTCGACTCGGTTCTGTCACGGTCGCGACCAACATGGCCGGTCGTGGTACCGACATTATGCTCGGTGGCAACGCCGAGTTCTTGGCCGTTCAGGAGATGGCAGCCCGCGGGCTCTCGACTGAAGAGGATCCAGAGGCATACGAGGCCGCCTGGGACGACGTGTTTGCAGCGGTCAAGGAGACCGTCGCTGGCGAAGCCGAAAAGGTCGTTGAGGTTGGCGGTCTGTACGTGCTCGGAACTGAGCGCCACGAGTCCCGTCGTATCGACAACCAGCTGCGTGGTCGTTCAGGCCGTCAGGGTGATCCCGGCGAGAGCCGCTTCTACCTCTCGCTCGCTGATGACCTCATGCGCCTGTTTAACTCGGGCGCAGCTGCTGCGCTCATGAACCGCGACAACTTCCCCGACGATCTCGCGATCGAGTCGAAGGTTGTTTCGCGCGCGATTCAGAGTGCGCAGAGCCAGGTTGAGGCTCGCAACGCCGAGATTCGCAAGAACGTGCTGAAGTACGATGACGTGTTGGATCGCCAGCGCAAGGCAATCTACAGCGATCGCCAGCAGATCCTCGACGGTGAAGAAATTGAAACCCGCATCGATGCGTTCCGTGAGCAGACGATCGACGCGATCCTTGATTCACACGGCAGCGATGAGAACTGGGATTTCGACGCGCTGTGGGCTGACCTGCGCCAGGTTTACCCAGTTGGCATTACCGTTGACGAACTGCTCGCCGAGGCCGGCACCACAAAGGTGACCAAGGCCTTCCTGCGCACCGAGATTCTCTCTGACGCAGTAGTGGTCTACAAGCAGCGTGAAGAGACACTCGGTGAAGAAGCGATGCGCGAACTTGAGCGTCGAGTCGTGCTTGCCACGATCGACCGCCGCTGGCGAGATCACCTCTATGAGATGGAATATCTCAAGGAGGGCATCGGGCTGCGTGCAATGGCTCAGCGCGATCCACTGGTTGAGTACCAGCGCGAGGGCTTCGGCATGTTCGAGGGCATGATGGGGCAGATCAAGGAAGAGGCCATGGGTCTTCTGTACAACCTTGAGGTCAAGGTGCGCCCAGCTGAGGGCGAAGAAGGCCACGTCCACCTTGAGGGTGGTGGCCTCGACCAGGAGCAGAGCACGGATCAGTCCAAGCTGAGCTACAGTGCTCCCGACGAAGACGGTGCACCGGCGATGAGCGGTGCTGCGCAGCCCGGGGCCCGTAATGCACCCGCGAAGAAGCCGGCTCAGCGAGGCGCCTTCGGTCAAACTGTCGAAGATTCTGATGAGGCACCCACAAACCGTGCTGAGCGTCGTGCCAGCAAAAAGAAGTAA
- a CDS encoding polyprenol monophosphomannose synthase — protein sequence MRERGSETLVILPTYEERASLPNIVSAVREQLPEADILVIDDNSPDGTGEVADELAANDSRISVLHRRGKLGLGTAYIAGFEQALSGNYRFAIEMDSDGSHLASDLPRLIAAAHDGAGLVLGARWVPGGKIENWPWHRQAISRIGTAIARVSLRSHLHDLTSGFRVIDTNWLRRLDLSSVTTEGYGFQVELAWGLERIGCPVVEVPITFVERSSGRSKMSFGIVAEALAKVLLWGWQLRFGKLRK from the coding sequence ATGCGAGAGCGCGGCAGCGAAACACTCGTTATCCTCCCCACCTACGAGGAACGCGCCTCGTTGCCAAACATCGTGTCAGCGGTGCGCGAACAGCTTCCAGAGGCCGACATTCTTGTCATAGACGACAACAGTCCTGACGGCACGGGTGAGGTCGCTGACGAACTCGCCGCCAACGATTCGCGGATCAGCGTGTTGCACCGACGGGGCAAACTTGGCCTCGGCACCGCGTATATCGCCGGGTTTGAGCAAGCTCTCTCGGGCAACTATCGCTTTGCGATCGAGATGGACTCTGACGGATCGCACCTCGCAAGCGACCTGCCACGATTGATTGCGGCGGCTCACGACGGTGCCGGACTGGTTCTCGGGGCCCGCTGGGTGCCAGGCGGGAAGATTGAGAATTGGCCCTGGCACCGCCAAGCCATTTCGCGAATCGGCACCGCTATCGCGCGCGTTTCGCTCCGTTCACACCTCCACGACCTTACGAGTGGTTTTCGCGTCATCGACACGAACTGGCTGAGGCGGCTTGATCTGAGTTCAGTCACCACTGAGGGTTATGGGTTTCAGGTTGAACTTGCCTGGGGCCTTGAGCGCATCGGCTGCCCTGTTGTTGAGGTGCCGATCACGTTCGTGGAGCGATCAAGCGGGCGCTCAAAAATGTCGTTCGGGATCGTCGCTGAGGCGCTCGCCAAAGTGCTGCTTTGGGGCTGGCAACTGCGTTTCGGAAAGCTTCGCAAATAG
- the hpf gene encoding ribosome hibernation-promoting factor, HPF/YfiA family produces the protein MDVHIRGKNVGITDRFKSYVESKAEKVEGLLPKAQLFEVSVSRLSDRSPKHGDRVEITMVGPGPVIRSESVGGDKYSAFDIAYARVLERIRRLKDRRTERRGRGRTSLGDAAANDFDMVDVTPAPLEVLESVATGSVPTVPQAEEDYSPVVIRTKEFPAEKLSVEEAVDQMELVGHDFFLFMDTESERPAVVYRRKGWNYGVISLTTE, from the coding sequence ATGGACGTGCACATCCGCGGCAAGAATGTCGGCATCACCGACCGCTTCAAGAGCTATGTCGAGTCGAAGGCTGAAAAGGTTGAGGGGCTTCTCCCGAAGGCTCAGCTGTTTGAGGTGAGCGTATCTCGACTCAGCGATCGCAGTCCGAAGCACGGTGACCGGGTCGAAATTACGATGGTTGGTCCAGGACCCGTGATCCGTTCGGAGTCCGTAGGCGGCGACAAGTACTCGGCATTCGACATTGCCTACGCGCGAGTTCTCGAACGCATTCGTCGTTTGAAGGATCGTCGCACGGAGCGTCGCGGCCGCGGTCGCACGTCGCTGGGGGATGCCGCAGCGAACGACTTTGACATGGTCGACGTCACGCCGGCACCGCTCGAGGTCCTTGAGTCGGTTGCAACGGGCAGTGTGCCGACTGTGCCGCAGGCAGAAGAAGACTACTCACCGGTGGTTATTCGCACGAAAGAATTCCCGGCTGAAAAGCTTTCTGTCGAAGAAGCTGTGGATCAGATGGAGCTTGTCGGCCACGACTTCTTCCTCTTCATGGATACCGAGAGCGAGCGCCCGGCGGTTGTTTACCGTCGCAAGGGCTGGAACTACGGTGTGATTTCACTCACTACTGAGTAG
- a CDS encoding ComF family protein, whose product MRGRPSPRPRVLRALRTLRGRTSQVGLKLAQREKNAARIRVRGSARPRLRDREIVLVDDVITTGATARAAQKVLEEAGARVIAVVALCAVVRRDTRQNSGTGNALLEGSRLPERRKVAPHRPTA is encoded by the coding sequence ATGCGGGGGCGACCGTCACCACGTCCTCGGGTGCTGCGGGCGTTGCGAACGCTGCGAGGTCGCACGAGTCAGGTGGGGCTAAAACTCGCGCAGCGTGAGAAGAACGCAGCGCGCATCCGTGTGCGTGGATCGGCGCGACCGCGCCTGCGTGATCGCGAGATCGTGCTGGTTGACGATGTGATCACAACGGGAGCAACGGCGCGGGCCGCTCAGAAAGTTCTTGAAGAGGCCGGGGCCCGGGTCATTGCGGTTGTCGCCCTGTGTGCTGTCGTGCGACGTGACACGCGCCAAAACTCTGGGACTGGAAACGCCCTTCTGGAAGGGAGTAGGCTTCCAGAAAGGCGTAAGGTTGCGCCACACCGGCCCACCGCCTGA
- a CDS encoding LpqB family beta-propeller domain-containing protein — translation MHELADRVATRDRSDEPRGNARGKLGELVGGEFQELPELSGPVAALNPSAVTLSPDGTSAAVLSPAGVSRVDADGAVTVDDRRGLLQPSYDVFGNVWTVKASSPTTMRVSTPDGGTMQVAAPWLSGLKPVAVRLSPDGSRIAALVEEDEESVVLVAAVVRDEAGLPVRTTDVADTQMTTVGSPIDFDWIDQSRFATLTRAGRASKVTIGGPGLFSQDQGSVPGGWQLSGGSTRTQLRVLGEKGDLFASQGSGWQRVDNEVQLLAKRG, via the coding sequence ATCCACGAGCTCGCAGATCGAGTTGCGACCCGTGACCGAAGCGATGAACCCCGCGGTAATGCTCGGGGAAAGCTTGGGGAACTTGTCGGCGGGGAGTTCCAAGAGCTACCGGAGCTGAGTGGGCCTGTCGCCGCCTTAAACCCGAGTGCGGTGACCCTGTCGCCCGATGGGACCTCTGCGGCCGTGTTGTCGCCCGCGGGTGTCAGCCGGGTTGATGCAGACGGGGCTGTGACCGTCGATGATCGAAGGGGTCTGCTGCAGCCCAGCTATGACGTCTTTGGAAATGTGTGGACGGTGAAGGCCTCATCTCCGACAACGATGCGAGTCTCAACCCCCGACGGTGGCACGATGCAGGTTGCGGCTCCCTGGCTGAGCGGGCTAAAGCCCGTAGCGGTGCGGCTCTCACCCGACGGCAGTCGAATTGCCGCTCTTGTCGAAGAAGACGAGGAAAGTGTGGTGCTGGTCGCAGCAGTGGTTCGTGATGAGGCAGGTCTGCCGGTGCGCACAACTGACGTCGCAGACACACAGATGACAACGGTCGGCTCACCCATTGACTTCGACTGGATTGACCAGTCGCGGTTTGCAACGCTGACACGAGCCGGTCGCGCGAGCAAGGTCACCATCGGGGGACCGGGGCTTTTTTCTCAAGATCAAGGATCGGTGCCGGGCGGCTGGCAGCTCAGCGGCGGCAGCACACGCACCCAGCTGCGAGTTCTCGGCGAAAAGGGTGACCTCTTTGCGTCGCAGGGCAGCGGTTGGCAGCGGGTCGACAACGAAGTCCAGTTGCTCGCAAAGCGTGGTTAG
- a CDS encoding GerMN domain-containing protein — protein MRRRIVQVVAAAVAMLTLAGCNAIPSSGPVEVGLTDLRQVDQLVQFNPPGPTPGSSQEDVVRGFVLAATSSAEDYSVAREYLTNDYANQWDPNAGVLIDDGDRPFRDEGDSVGVLSLTLVANVDEHGEMLPANSGPSTDMRFELQKVGDEWRISSAPNGIILDRSDFLAIWSSHELNFVGTGGYLVPETRWYLTRAALATEIVNGLLAGPSERMRESVRTAFPAGSALLNGTVPVANGHAKVDFTGDLLDAEPRTIDEIAAQLSASLRLVQGVTSFELLVDDAPLREESTSSQIELRPVTEAMNPAVMLGESLGNLSAGSSKSYRS, from the coding sequence ATGAGGCGTCGTATCGTTCAAGTCGTTGCGGCCGCAGTCGCGATGCTCACGCTCGCGGGGTGCAACGCGATCCCGTCTTCCGGGCCCGTTGAGGTCGGACTCACCGACCTGCGCCAGGTCGATCAGCTCGTCCAGTTCAACCCGCCGGGCCCCACCCCCGGCTCTAGTCAGGAAGACGTCGTGCGCGGGTTTGTGCTCGCAGCGACGTCAAGCGCCGAGGATTACTCCGTCGCGCGAGAGTACCTGACGAACGACTACGCGAACCAGTGGGATCCTAACGCTGGCGTTTTGATTGACGACGGCGACCGACCTTTCAGGGATGAGGGCGATTCTGTTGGGGTTCTTTCACTGACACTCGTCGCGAATGTGGATGAGCACGGTGAGATGCTTCCCGCCAATTCTGGCCCGAGCACGGACATGAGATTTGAGCTTCAGAAGGTCGGAGATGAGTGGCGGATCTCGTCAGCCCCGAACGGCATCATTCTTGACCGAAGCGACTTCCTCGCCATTTGGTCTTCGCACGAGCTGAATTTTGTTGGTACGGGCGGGTACTTGGTCCCTGAGACAAGGTGGTATCTCACGCGCGCTGCACTCGCGACCGAGATCGTTAACGGTCTGTTGGCGGGGCCGAGCGAGCGTATGCGGGAGTCCGTGCGGACCGCTTTTCCCGCTGGTAGTGCGCTCTTGAACGGCACCGTTCCCGTCGCGAACGGCCACGCAAAAGTCGACTTTACGGGTGATCTGCTTGACGCGGAGCCCAGAACAATCGATGAGATCGCTGCCCAGTTGAGCGCCAGCCTGCGTCTAGTGCAGGGAGTCACCAGCTTTGAACTGCTTGTTGATGACGCGCCACTCCGAGAAGAATCCACGAGCTCGCAGATCGAGTTGCGACCCGTGACCGAAGCGATGAACCCCGCGGTAATGCTCGGGGAAAGCTTGGGGAACTTGTCGGCGGGGAGTTCCAAGAGCTACCGGAGCTGA